In the Gossypium arboreum isolate Shixiya-1 chromosome 10, ASM2569848v2, whole genome shotgun sequence genome, one interval contains:
- the LOC108487270 gene encoding uncharacterized protein LOC108487270, translating into MGFASFAGRVFFASIFILSAWQMFNEFGVDGGPAAKELIPKLDLAKKHISSQLHVNLPDIEVRQLVATAIILKGLGAILFVFGHGFGALLLFVYLLVSTPLLYDFYNYRPNEPQYSVLLGDFLQCVAQCGALIFFVGMKNSMPKRQLRRKAPKQKAT; encoded by the exons ATGGGTTTTGCTTCATTTGCCGGACGAGTTTTCTTTGCTTCTATTTTCATCCTCTCCGCTTGGCAAAT GTTCAATGAATTTGGGGTTGATGGCGGGCCTGCAGCAAAGGAGTTGATACCAAAGCTTGATCTTGCTAAGAAACATATATCATCTCAACTCCATGTAAATTTGCCAGATATCGAA GTTAGACAATTAGTCGCAACTGCCATCATTTTGAAAGGACTAGGTGCTATTCTGTTTGTATTTGGCCATGGATTCGGAGCCTTACTCCTG TTTGTCTACTTGTTGGTTAGCACACCACTTCTCTATGACTTCTACAACTATCGTCCCAATGAACCCCAATACTCTGTTCTGCTTGGTGATTTCTTGCAG TGTGTTGCGCAATGTGGTGCATTAATTTTCTTTGTGGGGATGAAGAACTCGATGCCAAAGAGGCAACTAAGGAGGAAGGCCCCGAAGCAAAAAGCTACTTAG